A stretch of DNA from Planococcus antarcticus DSM 14505:
CAACAGGAAGATAAAGATCAGCAACTGTTCAACCAATGGATTGCGACGATTTGTTTAGGGATGTCGCTCGTCTTCTTCTCAATCGATATTCCATCCCTTGCCTACGCTTTTAGCATACTGGTCATTATTGCAGCTGGAGTTGCGCTCATGGGCTATTGCATCGGCTGCACTGTCCGTTACCGCTATATGATGTGGAAGCACAATCGAACAGCATAAAGAAAAAAGACCGGAAGCAATCGCTTCCGGTCTTTTCTATCTATAGCAAAATCGTTATTTTATTTGGCCGTTGCCGCGCACGATGTATTTAGTCGACGTCAAAGCAGGCAGGCCCATTGGTCCGCGCGCATGGAGCTTCTGTGTGCTGATGCCGATTTCGGCGCCGAAGCCGAATTCAAAGCCATCCGTGAATCGGGTGGAAGCATTGTGATACACTGCTGCTGCATCAATTTCCATAAAGAATTGATCGACGTTTTCAGAGTTGGAAGAAATGATGGTTTCTGAATGCTTGGTTCCGTATGTGTTGATGTGCTCAATTGCTTCACTTACACCCTCAACGGTTTTCATCGCCACTTCCAGCCCCAAATACTCGGTTCCCCAATCTGCTTCTTCTGCAGGTCTCACATTAGGAAAGAGTTTCTGTACGGCCTCATCTCCATGGATTTCCACCTGATTGTCCAGCAATGCGCCTATCAATTCCGGTAAATGCTCCTCTGCCCAAGTTTTGTGGACCAGAATGCTTTCACAGGAATTACACACTGATGGCCGCTGTGTTTTGGCATTTAGCGCAATTGCCATGGCCATTTTGACATCCGCTGTCTCATCAATATAGACATGGCAGTTTCCTGCGCCAGTTTCTAATACCGGAACAGTAGAGTTTTGGACGACTGTCTGAATCAGCTTGGCACCCCCGCGAGGAATCAGCACATCAAGATACTGGTTGAGCTTGAACATATGGGAAGCTGCTTCCCTGCTCGTGTCTTCCAATAATTGAACTGATTCAACTGGCAATTCACTCTTTTCAAGTGCACGGTGGATAACAGCAACAATCGCTTTATTGGAATGGATCGCTGTGGAACTGCCACGCAGTACTACAGCATTACCGGTTTTTAGACATAAGCTGGAAGCATCGACCGTGACATTAGGGCGAGCTTCATAAATCATGCCCACAACGCCTAAAGGCACGCGAATTTTGGACATTGTTAGACCGTTCGGACGCTCCCATTTTTCCAGCACTTCCCCGACAGGATCCGCCAACTTCGTCAATTGAATCAAAGCATCCGCCATATCTTTTAACCGAGGTTGATCCAGTTTCAGACGGTCTACCAGGGAATCACTCATTCCATTTTGGCGTCCTACTTCAACATCCTTGCTGTTTTCTTCCAGAATATAAGCTTGTTCTTCCAGCAATTGGACTGAAATGGAACGCAAAGCGTTGTTTTTTTGCTTGCTCGTTGACTTTGCCAATACTGCTGAAGCCTGTTTCGCTTGGATCGCTTTTTGAAGAAGTTCACTTTTTTCAATTTGCTGTTCTTGAAGAAGTTCGGTCATTCCTGATACCCCTTTCAATTTCTATTACTCAAACACCCATTTTTGTTTTCACACCAATATAGGTCCCATCGCCTTTGCCCTGAAAAATATCGACCAGTTTTTCGCTGCCTGTACCGGAACCGATAAATACCTGAACGCCGAGAGCCAATGCTGTACGAGCCGCTTCAACTTTGGATTTCATACCGCCAGTTCCGACATCAGAGCCGGCAGAAGATGTGGCTTCTACTAAATGATCAGGAATTTCTCGAAGATAGAGATATTTTTGAGCCTGAGGATTGGTTCTTGGATTGTCTCGGTATATCCCATTGATATCTGTTAAAATCATTAGGAAATCTGCGTGGACAAGTCCACTGACTAACGCCGATAGCATATCATTGTCTCCAAACGTCAGCTCTTTCACAGAAACCGAATCATTTTCATTGATGATCGGCATGACGTTTCGTTCTAATAACTTTGAAATCGTATCATTGGCATTTTTATAAAGATCTTTTGTCAATAAAAGCTGTGCCGCTACAATACTGTGTTTTCTGCATTCATCTGCATAGGCCTGCAGCAACAGGCTTTGGCCTACCGCAGCGGCTGACTGCTTGTCAACCACCGTATCCGGACGTGATAAATAGCCCATGCTTGTGCATCCTGCAGCAACTGCTCCAGATGATATCAATATTACTTCGTGCCCATCTTGCTTTAAGCGAGCTAGTGCATCCACGTGCTCACGCAACTTTTCGATTGACAGTTTGCCACGTTCATCTGTCAATGAGCTGCTGCCTATCTTCACAACAATTCTCTTCTTCTCCACGTGCAGTCACCACCCGATTTTAATAAATAAAAAAAATTCTTCCATTTCATCTAAAAGCGGAAGAACCTTGTCTCCGTGACTTTATTTTATTAGCGTATTTCACCGAATTTGTTTAGTAGAGTTATTATGCACTATTTTGTATTTTAAGTCAATCTAACAAAGCGTTTTTCCTTTATAAAAGTGTTAAAGTATTTATTTTATACGATATATATGTATATTTATCCACGCTAATGAGATTTTCAAATGCACGTTCCCTATGTATCGGTACTTCGATCAGATACCGACGGAATAACAGTTCAACTTATTCTATATAAAAAGAAAGTTAACTTATGTTGAAAATGTCAGTCTATCACAACTACTTTACTCCGCAAACAGAACTTTAGACGGAAGAGCATCCGCAAATTTAAAACAAAAAAGCATGGATCCATAAGTCCATGCTTGTCTCTTGGCTTATTTAGAACCCGCGCTCCATGTTATTTCCCAGCTAAAAGCTTTGGCCATGTCGCGGTGTCCAGCAAAATACTCGACCACTTTTTTGACGCTTAAGGTCTGATTTTTGCATTTTCAATCAGTGTAATGGCACACATCCTTTTGCCTTTACGATGTTCATCCAAACGGACTTCGAGATCAGGTCCGTTTTTTTGCTTTAATGTGACGACTCCGTCCACTTTTCCTTCTGCATCCACCAGCAGTGCTACTGCATCCAAATCAATCGATGAATCCGTTTGGCTAACATCCCAGCCCAGGCCAATTTTCAATTGCTTTAAATCGGGATGCGCTTTCATTGAATCCACTTTTTGTCCTTTAACCAATACACCCATTCATTTCCCTCCTTGAATGCTAGATTATTTAATTTAACTATATCGTGAAATTTCCTATTTCCACTCTATTCTGTGTTTTCACAAAAACAATCCCGCAAGGTTCTGCCCTGCGGGATTGTTGTATTTATTATAGCGGGCGGTAATCTGCCTGCAGCTGCTTTAAGCTTCTGTATTTCAGGATTTGGGCTACATACCAGAGCAGTACTACTAAAGTAATGCATGCTCCGATAATGGCGGACACCTGATAATCCATATTCAAGCCTTCCGGTGCATAGAAGATATACATCGATACAACTGCTGTCATGAAGATGGCGGGCACTCCAGCCACCCAGTGGAACTTGAAGTTCTGCAACAGATAGACGGCAGCTGTCCAAAGCATAAATGTCGCCACCAGCTGATTGGTCCAGCCAACGTATCTCCAAAGAAACGTGTAGTCGATCGTTGCCATATAGAAAGTTGGAATCGCTAGTGGAATCGTCACTAGAAGAATTTTTACTTTGCCTTGCATGTTGACAAACTTCGCAAGGATGTCCGTCAAAATCATCCGTGACGAGCGAAGCGCCGTATCACCAGTTGTAATCGGTAAGATGATGACACCAAAAATGGCTAGCAACCCACCCATACCCCCAAGCAGGGTAATCGAGATTTCATTAACAACGCCTGATGGGCCTCCAGCAGCAAGTGCCGCGCCCAATCCATCTGTACCGTTGAAGAAAGTCATGCCGGCTGCTGCCCAGATCAAAGCGATGACACCTTCAATGATCATGGCTCCGTAAAAAATCTTGCGACCATCTGTTTCTTTCTTCATGGTCCTTGCAATGATTGGGCTCTGCGTGCAATGGAAACCGGAAATCGCTCCACATGAGATGGTCACCATCAATAATGGCCAAATCGGCAATCCACCCGGATGCAGGTTAGTAAAAGTGAGGTTTGGCATTGGTTTTCCGGAGAAGACCAATGCAACTGCTACTGCAATCGCCATGAACAATAAAATGCCACCTAATAGGGGGTAAATACGGCCAATCACTTTATTGATTGGCAAAATAGTCGCTAGGATAAAATAAAATAAAATAATAATCAAAGCAGTCATAAAGTTAAGCGGCGTAATTTGCGCAATCAATTGGGCAGGACCCGCAGTAAATGCGGCCGTTACCAATAGCATCAACACTAAAGAAAGACCGTTAATAAATACTTTGGCGTGTTGACCAAGATACTTTCCTACTAAAGTTGGAAATTGGGCACCTCCATGGCGCATCGACATAACGCCTGAAAAGTAATCATGCACCCCACCAGCAAAAATACTGCCAACGACGATCCAGACAAAAGCAACTGGCCCGTATAGTGCTCCGGCAACTGCTCCATATATCGGGCCAAGACCCGCGATATTCAATAATTGAATCAAATTTCCTTTCCACCAGCTCATCGGCACGAAGTCCAATGTATCTGTTTTGGAATAAGCCGGAGTTGGTGTGTTGTCATCGACTCCAAAAACACGTTCAATGAATTTCGAATAAAATACATATCCTAAAACAAGTAAGACAAGGGCAGCAAAAAAGGTGATCATATGGCGGTTCCTCCTGATGTCGTGTTACAAGCATAAATTATGATAACACGTTTATTCAATATATAAACATAATATTTAGAAAAAAACAAATATATTGTAAAATACCTATGGTAAACATATATGCATGAGAACTACTGATTTCATAGACCTATATAGGAATTTTTTCACATACTTAGAATAGTATTTACAAACAAAATCGATTAAAAATATTATACTTTAATCGATTTTTGACCTTTTAAAAAAGCGCACAGGAAAAATTTCTCCTGTACGCTTTTGACCTTATTCAAATTCTTGCTTTCCGAATGCCCTGTATCGCGTCGACAGCCGAAGAAATAATCACGATTACCACCACGCTGCCAATCAGCCAATTGAGAGCGGATAATCCACCGAACACATCTTCGAGTCCTTGGCGGAATGCCTGATTGATCAAGTTGGAATTGGTGAAAATCAGCACAAAAATCAGTACGGAAGTAAGTTGGACAAAGGTGTTGAACAGCGCCAATTTATTGGTCCATTGCAAGGCCCGCCATTGATAGACAGCCAATGTGATTTCCATTACCACGACCAGGATGATCAAAGGCCAATAGGAAACCAGCACTTCCTGATTAAAAATCGGCGTCGTAAATTCCAGTCCGCCCCGCTGTCCTTCCTGGTAAATCCCGAGCAGCTTATCCGCATTAAAGTAAACGGTCGTCCAAATTGCTGCCCAAATTAAACTGCCGAATATTTGGCTCTTTGGAATTTTTTTCTCTTTCGAGACATGCGGCCGCTCTTGAGACTCCCTCAGGTCATCCGGTGTCCATTCTTCAAAATTCAGTGCGAGCGGCCTTTGTGATTTTGAATGTTCAGCCCGCTCAACTACCGCCAGCACCAGCGTCAGCCAAAACACTGCCTGAATCACCGTATTGATGATTCCTGAGATGATTCCGCCCATTAAATCCCCGATAATGACGAAGACCGGCTCTTCTCCTGCTCCTGACACAATCGTCACAATCAGAACAATGATGGTGGTCACCGTAATGGCGATCGGGAGAATGAGCTTCAACAACTGAAGGTATAGATCATAGTACCGTGGGCCTATCAAATGCATCGGCCGGTCGGCATAGCCGCTTGCCAGAACAGCAGGATGCCCCAGTTCAGAAAGAATGTTTTTAGCGTCCTGTTCGGAATAATCCTCCGGCAGCATCGCTCCAATCTTTGACCGCAACTCCAGCTCTACTTCATGGCGTTTTTTCTCGGGAAGCCTCTTCTTTACTTCCTCGATGTACAGTTCAATCAGTTTCATAGTAAACATTCCCTTCTACTAAATGGCTATAGCTGCTTTGTTGTTCTCTTTAGCCGTCTGTAAACTGAACTTCACTCTGCGCGGTTGATTCCATTCTTTTCTTGCTATTGTATTATCATACACCCTAGCTTTTATTTAAAAACACCATTTACCTTAAAATTCAGATGATTTATTTCTGGTCAACTTAACGACACTCCGTGAGCCGATTCTTTAGAAACAAAAAAAGCAGGCTCATGTCAATGAGCCTGCCGAGCTTTTGCTGCTGGTTATTCGAAGCGCTTGTTGAATGTCAATGCTTCTGCTATTTTATCTTCCTGGCTGTCATAGACATCGCTTGTAGTGATTGTCACCCAATCAAAGCTGCCATCTTTGACAATAAATCCGATATTGCCCCGCTTGGTTTCACCGGCGGCAAGTTCACCGTTCAATTCTTCCAGGTAAATATCATCTTCCCAAATCTTCAGTTCCTTTGCAGCTGTTTCCAATAAAGCCACTGGCGCAAAATGCAGCGGTTCATCCGAAGTATTGGTGATTTCTACGAACATTTTTACGACTCTAAATTCCTGCTCATGCGTATAGGAATGGAAAAAATCAATCAAGCTGTAATCAGGCTGCAATTGAAGGATTTTTGATTCCGCTACAGTCAGGTCAACCGGCCCCACGTCATAGGTTTCCTTGTCCATGTTCACCGCTTTTACTGTAACTTCCCCTTTTTCATCCCGCTTGTTTTGCCCAACTTCCTGCAGCATGCGGTCATCCGTTACTTGAGGACTTAGGACATAGTCTTCGTAATACGCTGGAATATCATTTTGCCCCGTGGCAGCCGAAGCCACCACTGTTGAATCTGCCTGTTCCGTACACCCCCCAAGCAAGAACGCGGAGAGCGTCAATAAATAAACGGCCTTTTTCATGTCAGTTCCTCATTTCACTG
This window harbors:
- a CDS encoding TerD family protein, with the translated sequence MGVLVKGQKVDSMKAHPDLKQLKIGLGWDVSQTDSSIDLDAVALLVDAEGKVDGVVTLKQKNGPDLEVRLDEHRKGKRMCAITLIENAKIRP
- a CDS encoding glutamate-5-semialdehyde dehydrogenase, which translates into the protein MTELLQEQQIEKSELLQKAIQAKQASAVLAKSTSKQKNNALRSISVQLLEEQAYILEENSKDVEVGRQNGMSDSLVDRLKLDQPRLKDMADALIQLTKLADPVGEVLEKWERPNGLTMSKIRVPLGVVGMIYEARPNVTVDASSLCLKTGNAVVLRGSSTAIHSNKAIVAVIHRALEKSELPVESVQLLEDTSREAASHMFKLNQYLDVLIPRGGAKLIQTVVQNSTVPVLETGAGNCHVYIDETADVKMAMAIALNAKTQRPSVCNSCESILVHKTWAEEHLPELIGALLDNQVEIHGDEAVQKLFPNVRPAEEADWGTEYLGLEVAMKTVEGVSEAIEHINTYGTKHSETIISSNSENVDQFFMEIDAAAVYHNASTRFTDGFEFGFGAEIGISTQKLHARGPMGLPALTSTKYIVRGNGQIK
- the proB gene encoding glutamate 5-kinase; protein product: MEKKRIVVKIGSSSLTDERGKLSIEKLREHVDALARLKQDGHEVILISSGAVAAGCTSMGYLSRPDTVVDKQSAAAVGQSLLLQAYADECRKHSIVAAQLLLTKDLYKNANDTISKLLERNVMPIINENDSVSVKELTFGDNDMLSALVSGLVHADFLMILTDINGIYRDNPRTNPQAQKYLYLREIPDHLVEATSSAGSDVGTGGMKSKVEAARTALALGVQVFIGSGTGSEKLVDIFQGKGDGTYIGVKTKMGV
- a CDS encoding DUF4395 domain-containing protein; this encodes MTIPKPLVQTNQTFIVVTVLAALLLHPAILLLPFAVGVYTLITKKNPVILFSRRFLKKPMADYQQEDKDQQLFNQWIATICLGMSLVFFSIDIPSLAYAFSILVIIAAGVALMGYCIGCTVRYRYMMWKHNRTA
- a CDS encoding carbon starvation CstA family protein, with translation MITFFAALVLLVLGYVFYSKFIERVFGVDDNTPTPAYSKTDTLDFVPMSWWKGNLIQLLNIAGLGPIYGAVAGALYGPVAFVWIVVGSIFAGGVHDYFSGVMSMRHGGAQFPTLVGKYLGQHAKVFINGLSLVLMLLVTAAFTAGPAQLIAQITPLNFMTALIIILFYFILATILPINKVIGRIYPLLGGILLFMAIAVAVALVFSGKPMPNLTFTNLHPGGLPIWPLLMVTISCGAISGFHCTQSPIIARTMKKETDGRKIFYGAMIIEGVIALIWAAAGMTFFNGTDGLGAALAAGGPSGVVNEISITLLGGMGGLLAIFGVIILPITTGDTALRSSRMILTDILAKFVNMQGKVKILLVTIPLAIPTFYMATIDYTFLWRYVGWTNQLVATFMLWTAAVYLLQNFKFHWVAGVPAIFMTAVVSMYIFYAPEGLNMDYQVSAIIGACITLVVLLWYVAQILKYRSLKQLQADYRPL